A window of Bdellovibrionales bacterium genomic DNA:
CCCAAAGAATATGAATCGGCAAGAGCGGGACAGGTAGTCCTAGGAAGGGTGCTAAAAACAAAATCCAGATTTCACCAGAATTGCTTGTGAGTGTGTATTTGATAAATTTACGAATATTGTCAAATATCCTTCGTCCCTCGCGAACGGCTGTTACAATGGTTGCAAAGTTATCGTCAAGAAGAACCATGTGAGCTGCCTCTCGTGCGACATCAGTGCCCATCTTTCCCATAGCCACGCCAATATTGGCGCTCTTAAGCGCTGGAGCATCGTTGACGCCATCCCCTGTCATGGCGACAAATTCACCCATCTTCTGAAGTGTTTTAACGACATATATTTTTTGCTCTGGAGAAACGCGAGCATAAACCCGGATTTCTTCGACACGAGACTCGAATTCTTCGGGAGATAGGAGCTCCAATTCCTGACCCGTAATAACGGGACCATGTTGGCCCTGGATGCGATCAGACTCATTAACAATTCCAAGATTTCGCGCAATCGCTAGGGCGGTAGCAGGATGGTCGCCAGTGATCATCACGACACGAATAGATGCGGTCTGACAAGAATCTATTGCTTCTTTTACTTCCGAACGAGGAGGATCAATGAGTCCAACAAAGCCCAGGAAACTAAGATTCGTTTCGATAGTTTCGCTTTTGGTTTCAGAGGGAAGGGAATCCAAGCGCCGATGAGCAAACGCAAGCACTCTGAGTCCCTCTTTGGCCATTGAGTTTGCTGTACCCAGCGCAAGGTCTTGATCAAGTGGAACAAGATCGCCATTTTTCGATTGCTGCTGACAGAAAGCTAAAACGCGTTCAGGTGCGCCTTTTGTGAAAACATGAATTTGTCCCGATAAATCGCGATGAATTGTGCTCATCCTGCCGCGTTCAGAGGAAAAGGGAACTTCGTCTATTCTTGGCAGGTGCTTTTCAATCTCGGATTTAACAAATCCGGAATTCTGAGCGGCTCGGTAGAGAGCCGTCTCCGTTGGATCGCCTTGAAGTTCTCCGCTGGCATCAACAGAGGCATCGCTATTGAGCGCCATGGCCCTCAAAATCAGTTCTCTCTCAGTTTTGTCGCTCACGGAATCTGGGAGGGATCCTCTTATCACGCGGTGATTCAAGGCGTAGGAATCAACCTGCATTTGATTTTGAGTCAGAGTCCCTGTTTTGTCGGAGCAAATGTAAGTGACTGAGCCCAGTGTCTCGACCGCCGGTAACCGGCGGATGAGGGCATTTTTTTTGACCATCCGTTTGGCGCCAAGAGCTAACAAAACCGTGACGACTGCTGGGAGGGCTTCGGGAATGGCTGCGACGGCGAGACTGATTGCAGTCATAAACATAAGCAAAGGCTTCTCGCCCCGAAGAACACCAACTAAAAAAATAATTCCGCAGAGGGCGATCACGGCCAGAGCCAGGATTTTTCCAAATCGTGTCAATCTTTTCTGCAGCGGCGTTTTGGCATCCTTTTCAGTTTGTAAAAGTGTGGCAATGCGGCCGAGTTCGGTGCGCATTCCAGTTGCAGCAACAACTCCCACACCTCGCCCATAGGTGACCAGTGTTCCTTTGTGAGCCATATTGTGCCGATCGCCAATTGGCGATTCGGTCTTTGATACCACTTCCGAGATTTTCTCCGATGGTTGTGACTCCCCCGTTAAGGCAGCTTCCTCAATCTTTAACTGGATAGCTGTGATCAGTCGCATATCGGCGGGAACAATATTTCCAGCTTCAAGGAGAACAATGTCTCCAGGAACAAGATCGCGGGAGGAAATCAACTCAGGACTTCCTGAGCGCAAAACCTTGGTCTGAGTCGTGGCAAGCACTTTCAGGGCTTCCATGACCTTTTCGGCTCTGTATTCCTGAATAAAGCCAAGAACAGAATTGAGTACCACGATCACGGCTATAGCGATCGTATCTTCTGGTTCACCCAGCCAGCCTGCGATGGCCGCTGAGGCAATTAAAACCAGCACCATGAAGTCTGAAAATTGATCCAGAATCATTTTAAAGAGGCTTCGCCCCTTGGCCTCATCGAGGAAATTTCCGCCGAAATTTAATAATCGCTCTTTTGCATTGTCCTGAGAGAGACCTTGCGCCGCATCAGATCGCAATCGATTGACAGCATCATCTGCTGTTAACGCATGCCAAAACACCTGTTCATGGCTGTCCATAAGCTCCTCCATCGCGACAAAACGCCCCGTCAATGGCTGAGTTCTTCATGCCACGGAGCTAAATGAAATGAAAGAGAAGAAAAAGAAAGCGACGGGAAATTCTTGGTTGTCCTATTGGCGCAAAGTTGTTCTGGCCAACAAAATTCCCTTCTCAATCAGGGAGTGGTGTTGATTTCTCCAAAGCAGGTGTTTTCTAAAATGTGCGCTGCCGCACTATTCGACTGAAAAGATCCTTCCGACGCCTGAACGGCCTTATCCCAGCAGCGGGATTGCGCATTCATTTTAGCGGCTAAGCAGCCGGAAAGCACCTTTCCATTTTCGATGAGACATCCAGCAATTTCGCTGTCTGAGCTGTCCGTGCTGGTCCCACTAATTTGGAAAATTTTTTGAGTGTATTCGGAGGTATAGGAACAAGTGCACTGCACAGAGATGGTGGTTGTGCTTTCTGCTGACGCAGAGACAGAACCGAGGATCAGGGCGGAGGCGATAAAAAACTTCTTCATTAGAGACTCCCTTTGGATCAAAGAAATAAAATGATTCAAAGGCAAAACACAAGCAATCAGCGTGCCAGCTTGGGTTAAAAATTTTGTGGATGACTCATTTAGCAGTTTACACATGATGACAAAACAGCAAATATCGATTTGGGGGTCATATGTCAAAAAAGCTGAGCGGAAGAGTCGGTCTAGTGGCGCTTTTATGCGTTCTATTCGCGGCTTACAGATGGTTCGATCTTGGTCAGTATCTGTCTTTGGAGAGCCTGAAGGCACACCAGGCTTCACTTCATTCTTTCTATCTTGAGCGGCCAGCAATTGTGGCTGTTATTTTTGCAATCGTGTATATTTTGTCGACCGCTCTCTCTTTGCCTGGTGCGACTATTCTCACTCTTGCCGGTGGGGCTATTTTTGGTTTGGGTGTCGGGATTGCTCTGGCTTCATTTTCGAGTACCTTGGGAGCGACATTGGCCTTTCTTGCGTCTCGATTTTTTCTTCGAGACCTGATTCAAGAAAAATTCAAAGACAAAATTGCAAGTGTGAATCAGGGAATGAACAAAGAGGGAGCCTTTTATCTTTTTACGCTGAGGCTTGTGCCGATTTTTCCGTTTTTTTTGATCAACCTGGTCATGGGATTGACGTCCATTCGCACTCTGACTTACTTTTTTGTCAGCCAAATCGGAATGCTCCCAGGGACCTTTGTTTACGTCAATGCTGGCACACAACTCGCGAAGATCGAATCGCTCAATGGCATTCTCTCTCCTGAAATACTTCTCTCATTTTCATTGATTGGAGTTCTCCCTCTCTTTTCTAAGTGGCTTCTGGGAATGTATAGATCCGGAAAATATCTCAGGAAGTATAAAAAACCAAAATCCTTTGATTACAATATGGTCGTGATCGGAGGGGGGTCCGGAGGACTCGTGTCGGCCTATATCGCAGCCGCAATCAAAGCCAAAGTGGCTCTCGTCGAAAAACATAAGATGGGAGGAGATTGTCTGAATACCGGCTGCGTTCCCAGCAAGGCTCTGATTCGCTCCGCCAAAATTTTCAATTATTTTAAGCGTGCGAAGGAATTCGGATTTGAAAGTCCATCAGCTAAAATGGACTTTTCAAAAGTGATGGAACGCGTACAAAAAATTATCAAGGAGATCGAACCACACGATTCGATTGAGCGCTATTCTAAAATGGGTGTCGAATGCATTCAGGGAACAGCGAGAATACTTTCTCCTTACGAGGTGGAAGTGAATGGAAAAACTCTGAAGACAAAAAATATTGTCGTGGCAACGGGAGCCTCTCCGCTGGTGCCATCCCTGCCAGGCCTGTCGGATGTGCCCTATTTGACAAGTGACAATCTATGGAGTTTGCGAACTTTGCCTCGGAGACTCATTGTCCTTGGAGGTGGTCCTATCGGTTGTGAGTTGGCTCAAAGCTTTGCCCGTTTTGGATCAGAAGTCAGTCTTGTTGAAATGGCCCCTCGGATCCTGAATCGAGAAGACGAAGAGGTCTCATCCTTTGTTACGGAGAAGTTTCGGAGTGAGGGTGTTTCTGTTTTGGTTGGCCACAAAGCCTTGCGTTTTGAATCAACTGAGAATGACAAGAATGAAAGAGTTCTTGTGTGCGAGTCTCTCGGGAGAGAAGTACGAATTCCATTTGATGAGGTTTTGATAGCACTGGGTCGCAAGGCCAATGTGAAAGGATTTGGCCTTGAGGAATTGGGTGTTGAAATTTCCTCAAAGGGAACCGTTGTTGCTGATCCATACCTCAGGGTGACCAATTATCCAAATATCTATGTGGTGGGAGATGTGACGGGCCCTTATCAATTCACCCATACTGCGAGCCATCAGGCATGGTATGTGGCCGTCAATGCGCTCTTTAGCCCATTTAAGAGGTACAAGGTGGACTATCGAGTGATCCCTTGGTGCACGTTCACAGATCCCGAAGTGGCTCGTGTTGGGCTCAACGAGATCGAAGCCAAAGAGAGGGGGATTGCTTACGAAGTGACCCGCTATGGAATTGATGATTTGGATCGGGCTATCGCCGAAGGAGAAGCTCATGGATTTGTCAAGCTACTCACTCATCCGGGAAGCGATCGAATTTTAGGAGCTACGATACTGGGGAGCCACGCGGGTGATATAATCGCCGAGTATGTGGCAGCCATGAAACACGGACTGGGCCTGAACAAGATTCTCGGGACCATTCATATCTATCCCACTTTTTCGGAGGCAAACAAATACGCAGCTGGTCTGTGGAAAAGAGCGAACGCCCCCAAAAAAGCGCTGGAGTTTTTATCAAAGTACCACAAATGGAGGAGAGCTTAAGGTGTCCGTTACAATAGGGAAAATCTATCGTGATATCATTTGAAAAAAATCTAGCGACTCATGGGCTTCAGATGAAGCGCGGTGTGCTCCGAACACTGCAGGTCAATATCGGCCGGCTCTGCAACTTGGCCTGTCATCACTGTCATGTCGAAGCAGGACCCAAGCGCACCGAAAATATGGAGGGACACGTAGTCGATCGTGTGATTGAACTGTTGGAAAAGTCGAAAACGATTCACACAGTGGACCTCACAGGAGGGGCTCCGGAGTTAAATCCCCACTTTCGCAGGTTGGTGAGTGCGGGAAAAAGCCTTGGAAAAAATATTATTGATCGCTGCAATCTCACGGTCTTTTATGAGCCAAGACAGGAGGAAACGGCCTATTTTCTAAAGGAACATCAAGTTCAAGTTGTAGCCTCCCTTCCCTGTTATTCGAAAGAGAATGTGGAAAAACAGAGAGGTCGGGGTGTTTTTGATAAAAGCATTGAAGCATTGAAACTGCTCAACAGACTCGGCTATGGTCAGCAAGACACAAACTTGGTTCTCGATCTTGTTTATAATCCTTTGGGCCCCTTCTTGCCACCTGATCAAAAAAAACTTGAGTGTGCCTATAAGGCTGAACTGAAGGAATTGTTTGGAATTGAATTCAATCGGCTCCTAACCATCACGAACATGCCGATCAGGCGTTTTCTTGCTGACCTGGAAAGGGCTGGAAAACTGACTCAATACATGGAACTACTGTCCAGCAGTTTTAACCCAGCTGTGGCAGAGGGAGTGATGTGTCGAAGTCTTTTGTCTGTGAGTTGGAATGGCGAGCTTTTTGATTGTGATTTCAATCAAATGTTGGAGTTGCCCTTGGAAGCTGGCCGTCACACTGTCTGGGATATTTCGTCATTTGATGACTTCGATGGGAATTTGATTAGATATGAAAATCACTGCTATGCCTGTACCGCAGGATCTGGAAGTTCTTGTGCCGGTGCGCTGGTTTAGAAATTAGAAAGAAAATAAAAATAGGAGAATTGAAATGGACCAAATCACACAAAGTTTAGAATCGGTTAAAGAGTATTATGGAAAAATCTTAAACTCGAGTTTGGATTTAAAGACAAGTGCCTGCTGTCCGACAGAGAGCATGCCATTTCATTTGCGAGAAATATTAAAGGACATTCACGATGAGGTAAAAGACAAATTCTACGGCTGCGGGTCGCCCATTCCCCATGCACTTGAGGGAAAGACTGTTTTGGATTTGGGGAGTGGAACTGGTCGTGATTGCTTTATTCTCTCAAAGCTTGTTGGCCCAAAAGGTCGGGTGATAGGTATTGATATGACGGAAGAGCAAATCGATGTTGCTAAAAGGCACATCGACTATCATAGCCAGAAATTTGGATTTTCGAAATCAAACCTTGAGCTCATCAAAGGCTATATCGAAGATTTAGAAGATGCCGGCATCAAGAGTGAATCGATCGATGTTGTTGTATCCAATTGCGTGGTGAACCTTTCTCCAAACAAGGAGAGAGTTTTTTCGGAAATTTTTCGAGTTTTAAAACCAGGAGGTGAACTCTATTTTTATGATGTCTTTTCAAGTCGAAGAATTCCAAAAGAGCTCACTCAAGATCCGGTTCTTTTGGGAGAGTGTCTCGGGGGAGCTCTCTATACTGAAGATTTTCGTCGCCTCCTTTTTCAAATTGGTTGCAAGGACTATCGCCTGATGGGGCGTTCTCGAATTTCTCTTCTTAACCCAGAAATCGAGAGAAAAGCGGGATTGATCGAGTTTTATTCCATGACGGTGAGAGCATTTAAACTCCCTCTTGAAGATCGTTGTGAAGACTACGGGCAGGTCGCCACTTATCTTGGCGGAATATCTGACAGTCCGTTTGCTTTTATCTTAGATGATCATCATGTTTTTGAACGAGGCAAGCCCATGCTGGTCTGTGGAAATACCGCTGCGATGTTACGAGACACTCGCTACGGAGAATTTTTCAAAGTTGCGGGGGGCCAAGAGACTCATTATGGGCTTTTTGATTGCGCTCCTGGGGCGAGTTCGGGGGGAGCCGCTGACATCAGTGGGGTGGGATCTTGTTGTTAGACTTGGTAAAAAAATCGATTTCGGTTGTTATTCCTATCGCTGAGGGAGACGAACTTTGGAAGGAATTGTTGCCCGATTTAGCCGTATTGGACAAGGACGACGAGATTTTGATTGTGTCAGAATCTTCTCTTGATAGTGAGCTGGAGCAAGCGGCAAAGCAAGCGGAATTGCTTTGTCCTGTGAGGTGGATTTACTCTCTCAGAGGAAGGGCAAAACAGCTCAATTCAGGCGCTCGGGCCGCCAGATCGGATTTTTTCTGGTTTCTTCACTGTGATTCAAAGATGGACAGAACCGCCGTGAGGAAACTCAGAGAATCTATCGAACGGGATTCGACTTGCCTTTATTTTTTTGATTTGAAATTTCTCAATGATGGCCCCTGGATGATGGTTTTGAACCGTTTTGGTGTTTGGTTCCGCTCTCGCCTCTTGGGCTTACCTTTTGGAGATCAGGCCTTTTGCATGCATCGGGATGTCTTCAATCACTTGGGAGGATTTTGCGAAAAAGCCCCCTACGGTGAAGATCATCTTCTGATTTGGCGGGCTCATCAAAAGGGAGTCAAAGTCAGATCTGTGAGAGCTCCCCTCTCGACAAGTGCCAGGCGCTATGGCGTCGAGGGTTGGTTAAAAACCACAGCCCTCCATTTGAAACTCACAGCAAGGCAGGCCATACCGGAGTTGATGGCTTTACTCAAGCGCGACAGAATCTCATGAGCATGAAATCTTCGATGAAGCGAAATTCTTCCAGCAATTCAAGTGGTGCTTTGGCAATTTTTGTAAAGACTCCGGAATTGTCTCCTGTCAAAACCCGCTTGGCTGCTTCTATTGGGCGCGAGAAAGCGCTCCAATTTTATGAATATACTCTCGCGGCAACGGCGGCCTTAGGAAGAGAGCTGCAAAGAAGAATTCCGGACCTCCAAATTTATTGGGCCGTGGCTGAACCCGAAGGGCACAAGGCAAAGAGATGGGCCTCGTTTCCAGTTGTTCATCAAGGATCTGGAGAACTTGGTGCTCGCCTGGGTTTTGTTTACGAGAGTCTCTTAATGAGCCATTCCTACGTTTGTTTTGTGGGTGCCGATTCGCCCCATCTTGAGATCGAGGCGCTCTTGGAGGGGGTTCGTTTGACCAAAAAACATTCAGAGAAAAAATTTGTGATGGGCGAGACCCTTGACGGCGGCTTTTATTTTTTTGGGGGCAGTCTTTCGGTGCTCTCTTCGGCTTGGCAGAATGTGGAGTACAGCACTAGCAAAACAGCGTTCCAGCTGATTCAGAATCTCACGGGGTTTGGAGAAGTCGATCTCATTGGAGAAAATTTTGATATTGATACGATTGATGATCTGATTCGTCTTGCCGAAATTTTTCCTACCAGCGAGGCATTGCTTCCCGAGCAGCTAGAATTGATTCAATGGTCGAAATCGCTATTTTGAACTGGCCCGCTTGATTGTTGTTCCAAGCTCCAAGGGTCCCTGGCTGAAGTAAATCTCAGGGGTTCAGGATCTTCAAACATGCGTCCGGGAGCAGCGCTCACGTTGTGAGCACTGCACCAAGCCGAACTCGATCCTGAACCCCTGAGATTTACTTCAGCCAGCTCCCTGTGTCCTTTGGACACAACAAATTCACCGACGGCTTGCGGGCCAGCCGCTGTATAAAGGTTTAGATCTTTTTTTTCGAAGCTTTCAATGCGAGATGATCTGGTGATTGTGAAAATCCACATAGAGGTCAATATGATTTTTCTTAGATGAAATATTGCTGAAGAACTCCTCTCTTGCAGGGCCTCTTTCGTCAGGGCGACGGTGGTGCGACTGATTTTTAAGAATTTAGCCACCCACCTTTGTGACACTCCCGAGCAGAGAAGTTCAAAGATCCGTCTCTTGATTCGGCGTCCATCCGACATTAATACAGAGGCTGGCCCGCAAGCCGTCGGTGAATTTGTTGTGTCCAAGACAAAGGGAGCTGGCTGAAGTAAATCTCAGGGGTTCAGGATCGAGTTCGGCTTGGTGCAGTGCTCACAACGTGAGCGCTGCTGCCGGACGCATGT
This region includes:
- the arsS gene encoding arsenosugar biosynthesis radical SAM protein ArsS (Some members of this family are selenoproteins.), encoding MKRGVLRTLQVNIGRLCNLACHHCHVEAGPKRTENMEGHVVDRVIELLEKSKTIHTVDLTGGAPELNPHFRRLVSAGKSLGKNIIDRCNLTVFYEPRQEETAYFLKEHQVQVVASLPCYSKENVEKQRGRGVFDKSIEALKLLNRLGYGQQDTNLVLDLVYNPLGPFLPPDQKKLECAYKAELKELFGIEFNRLLTITNMPIRRFLADLERAGKLTQYMELLSSSFNPAVAEGVMCRSLLSVSWNGELFDCDFNQMLELPLEAGRHTVWDISSFDDFDGNLIRYENHCYACTAGSGSSCAGALV
- a CDS encoding cation-translocating P-type ATPase, producing MDSHEQVFWHALTADDAVNRLRSDAAQGLSQDNAKERLLNFGGNFLDEAKGRSLFKMILDQFSDFMVLVLIASAAIAGWLGEPEDTIAIAVIVVLNSVLGFIQEYRAEKVMEALKVLATTQTKVLRSGSPELISSRDLVPGDIVLLEAGNIVPADMRLITAIQLKIEEAALTGESQPSEKISEVVSKTESPIGDRHNMAHKGTLVTYGRGVGVVAATGMRTELGRIATLLQTEKDAKTPLQKRLTRFGKILALAVIALCGIIFLVGVLRGEKPLLMFMTAISLAVAAIPEALPAVVTVLLALGAKRMVKKNALIRRLPAVETLGSVTYICSDKTGTLTQNQMQVDSYALNHRVIRGSLPDSVSDKTERELILRAMALNSDASVDASGELQGDPTETALYRAAQNSGFVKSEIEKHLPRIDEVPFSSERGRMSTIHRDLSGQIHVFTKGAPERVLAFCQQQSKNGDLVPLDQDLALGTANSMAKEGLRVLAFAHRRLDSLPSETKSETIETNLSFLGFVGLIDPPRSEVKEAIDSCQTASIRVVMITGDHPATALAIARNLGIVNESDRIQGQHGPVITGQELELLSPEEFESRVEEIRVYARVSPEQKIYVVKTLQKMGEFVAMTGDGVNDAPALKSANIGVAMGKMGTDVAREAAHMVLLDDNFATIVTAVREGRRIFDNIRKFIKYTLTSNSGEIWILFLAPFLGLPVPLLPIHILWVNLVTDGLPGLALAAEPEELGIMKRPPRRPNESIFAHGLWQHAVWVGLFMGALNLAVMAWAYHSGSSHWQSMVFTVLTLSQMGHVLAVRSERESFFKQGFFSNFPLLVAVLITFGLQMATLYVPLLNSVFKTEPLTAFELIVCLAISPAVFVAVEIEKWLIRHGRIYQVNGLNGIN
- a CDS encoding TIGR04283 family arsenosugar biosynthesis glycosyltransferase; its protein translation is MLLDLVKKSISVVIPIAEGDELWKELLPDLAVLDKDDEILIVSESSLDSELEQAAKQAELLCPVRWIYSLRGRAKQLNSGARAARSDFFWFLHCDSKMDRTAVRKLRESIERDSTCLYFFDLKFLNDGPWMMVLNRFGVWFRSRLLGLPFGDQAFCMHRDVFNHLGGFCEKAPYGEDHLLIWRAHQKGVKVRSVRAPLSTSARRYGVEGWLKTTALHLKLTARQAIPELMALLKRDRIS
- a CDS encoding DUF2064 domain-containing protein; this translates as MKRNSSSNSSGALAIFVKTPELSPVKTRLAASIGREKALQFYEYTLAATAALGRELQRRIPDLQIYWAVAEPEGHKAKRWASFPVVHQGSGELGARLGFVYESLLMSHSYVCFVGADSPHLEIEALLEGVRLTKKHSEKKFVMGETLDGGFYFFGGSLSVLSSAWQNVEYSTSKTAFQLIQNLTGFGEVDLIGENFDIDTIDDLIRLAEIFPTSEALLPEQLELIQWSKSLF
- a CDS encoding methyltransferase domain-containing protein — its product is MDQITQSLESVKEYYGKILNSSLDLKTSACCPTESMPFHLREILKDIHDEVKDKFYGCGSPIPHALEGKTVLDLGSGTGRDCFILSKLVGPKGRVIGIDMTEEQIDVAKRHIDYHSQKFGFSKSNLELIKGYIEDLEDAGIKSESIDVVVSNCVVNLSPNKERVFSEIFRVLKPGGELYFYDVFSSRRIPKELTQDPVLLGECLGGALYTEDFRRLLFQIGCKDYRLMGRSRISLLNPEIERKAGLIEFYSMTVRAFKLPLEDRCEDYGQVATYLGGISDSPFAFILDDHHVFERGKPMLVCGNTAAMLRDTRYGEFFKVAGGQETHYGLFDCAPGASSGGAADISGVGSCC
- a CDS encoding FAD-dependent oxidoreductase, encoding MSKKLSGRVGLVALLCVLFAAYRWFDLGQYLSLESLKAHQASLHSFYLERPAIVAVIFAIVYILSTALSLPGATILTLAGGAIFGLGVGIALASFSSTLGATLAFLASRFFLRDLIQEKFKDKIASVNQGMNKEGAFYLFTLRLVPIFPFFLINLVMGLTSIRTLTYFFVSQIGMLPGTFVYVNAGTQLAKIESLNGILSPEILLSFSLIGVLPLFSKWLLGMYRSGKYLRKYKKPKSFDYNMVVIGGGSGGLVSAYIAAAIKAKVALVEKHKMGGDCLNTGCVPSKALIRSAKIFNYFKRAKEFGFESPSAKMDFSKVMERVQKIIKEIEPHDSIERYSKMGVECIQGTARILSPYEVEVNGKTLKTKNIVVATGASPLVPSLPGLSDVPYLTSDNLWSLRTLPRRLIVLGGGPIGCELAQSFARFGSEVSLVEMAPRILNREDEEVSSFVTEKFRSEGVSVLVGHKALRFESTENDKNERVLVCESLGREVRIPFDEVLIALGRKANVKGFGLEELGVEISSKGTVVADPYLRVTNYPNIYVVGDVTGPYQFTHTASHQAWYVAVNALFSPFKRYKVDYRVIPWCTFTDPEVARVGLNEIEAKERGIAYEVTRYGIDDLDRAIAEGEAHGFVKLLTHPGSDRILGATILGSHAGDIIAEYVAAMKHGLGLNKILGTIHIYPTFSEANKYAAGLWKRANAPKKALEFLSKYHKWRRA